Within the Metasolibacillus fluoroglycofenilyticus genome, the region GTAAAGGCTCTTGTACAAGAGTAGCAATCATACAAATTCCCTCATCACGACCTTTAGGAAATAGGTTTGAACGGAAAATAATTTCAAAACCTGATTCTGTCTGATCGGGAAATTCTACGGTTATATAGGCTGGATCATCAATCATTCGAAAAGATGTATGCTTTTGTAAGAAGTCAATTTTATTCATTAAGCGAGCCATGACGATGCCAGCCTTTAACTCATGGGTTCGATTTACTCTCAACGAATTTGTTATTTTAACAGGGATTGAAAATTTGTACATCATCTCTTCATTCAAGCTATATACGGTTCTTATCGAAGAAGTTGCTGTGTAAAACGCCCCGAGTGCGCCTTCATACTTTAGCAACCCTTCCGCAAGCGCTTGTTTTACATAAGGTTGCTGTAAAAGCCATTGTGCCTGAAGTGGGTGCATTGGGATAAGACAGTGCTTCTTTGACATTACAAAATCAGGCTGTGATTTTACTATAGATTGGATAATGAGCTCACTTGCACTCTTTTCTAATACAGAGAGCTCTCTCACTATTTTGCGGTCAACCTGAAAATAATGAAGTTGAAAAGAACCTTGTAACTCTGGAGCAAAATCGATTTGTTGCCAATTCGCCATCCCTTGTCTGCTTTTAGGAGTTGGATGGAGCCAATGCCCAAATATGAGAGACTGCTCAGTTTCAATAAATGTATTGTTAACTTCAGAGGGCTTTTTATTTTCCAAGCTCTTTTCAATATAATTTGCCATCGTTTGATAGCTTTCAATTATGCGCAAAATAAGTTCATCGAAATGGGAATAAAGTTCAGTACAGCCATTCTCTTTAGACATTAAACGTAGCTCTTGAATAAGCGCAATCACTATTGTCAATTTATCTTCTACAAGCCATTGTTTTTGTTTCGCACAGTATTTCAGCGACACACCAAATCTATGTCTTCCAACAAGAGATTTGTATTCCACACTAAATGCAAAACAAATATTTTGCAGCGGTAGCTCAAGCTCTAATATATGTATCTCTGGAATTGAGATAGATAATCGCTGCACTTCTAACCACTCATCCTTTTTAACCCAATGCCCGCTACTCACTTCTCGTATATAACAATTTATAAACGCTTGAAACGTTGCATCTTCTGCAACTTGTTTGGCAATCTGCTGCATGTAATTTATCATCCCTTCACAGACTCTCATTTAATGATAACGATTATCATTATCATTAATAATTACATATTACAACAATTAAAGTAGAGGGTCAAACAATAATTGGTTTAATTAACAAAAAAAGAAACCGACATCAATATGTTAGTTTCTTTTTACATTTTTTTATATTAGCTTATGCGACAGTAACAACATTACAGCATTTTCATACTCGAATTGTCAAAGTTTGCCCACGCAATATTGTAATCTATATACCGAACCATGCGATAAGCTATTGGCTTGAATCCACATTTAGGCCAAAATGTTGAAGAAGCTAGGTTGGTAATTCGCCAATCTGTTACAATCGTTTCATAGCCTTTTTCCTGTATTATTTTATAGCTCTCATTCATCAATTTTTTGCCAACACCTTTCCCCATTTGCACATCATAGGTTCCAGCAACGCTCAATTCTATGCTGCTATCAGGTGTCATCAAATTGGAGCTAGTAGGGAAATACACTTGAAAGGCTAGTTCCTTCCTATCTTCTACAGCCAAAAGACAGATGACGTCCTCTTCTTCCAATATGCTACTATAGCCGCTTTTTATATCTACGACAGCTTCAGGTAAAACTGGCTCAAACGTAGGAGCAGCATTTTGATACGCTTGAATAATGCTAGACATTTTGCCCATCGCCTCGCTATCCATTTTAGTTGCTAAGCGCACTTCTGCATCTGCCACATTTTCAAAAGGTCGATAATCTTCTAGGCACATTACCGCATGCACTTGCTGGACAAAAAAACTTAATCGCTGGTAAGCATCGTAGTATACTTGATTACCAAGAGGTATGATTGTGTAGTGCATAAAACACCCTTGCTTTACCCATGCCTCCGAAGCTTTTGCATAGAGATTTCTTAGAAGCTCAGGCGATTGATCTGCTCGGATGGCTACTCCCTCATAGTGGACCCACACATGTCTGCCTCTAGTCGTATCATGCTTTATCTCACCGATTAAATAGCCTACTAGTTCATTATTTGTAAATGCGCCATAACCTATCATTTTATGATGAGTAAACCATTTCCCAAGTAAATTGACTATATATTGCATGTCTAAACAGCTATTTTTTAAAAACGGAAATATTTCGCTTTCAACGTTTTGCCTTTCGATAAGTAGCTTTGACATTGTAGGTATATCCTTAGCTGTAATTTGTTTAAGCTCCATATCCACGCCCCCTTTATAGCTTTACATTACAGGATAAGCCAATAAAAAAACAGCCCCTTGATAGGAGCTGCTTTAATATTATTTTTTCACTTCGTCCTTCAAGCCATTCAAGAATTCTTCAAACGAAACTGTTTCCGAATCCTTCGAACCGTAGCGACGAATGTTGACACCGCCTGCTTCAACTTCCTTATCTCCAATAACGAGCATGTACGGAATCTTTTTCATTTGTGCCTCGCGAATTTTATAGCCTAGCTTTTCTTCGCGGTCATCCATTTCTACGCGGAAGCCAGCCGCTGTTAATTGCTCTTCGATTTGCTTCGCATAATCGAAATGCGCCGCGTTTGATACAGGGATGATTTCTACTTGTACTGGCGCTAACCAAGTTGGGAATGCCCCTTTGTATTCCTCGATTAAGAATGCTACAAAGCGCTCCATTGTTGATACAACACCACGGTGGATAACAACTGGTCGCTGTGGCTGACCATCTTCACCAATATAAGTAAGGTCAAAGCGCTGTGGTAATAAGAAATCTAGCTGAGCTGTTGATAGCGTTTCTTCTTTCCCAATCGCTGTTTTCACTTGAACATCTAGTTTAGGACCGTAGAACGCTGCTTCATCATCTGCCTCGAAGTAATCTAAGCCTAACTCATCCATTGTTTCTTTCAGCATCGCTTGTGCAGTTTCCCACATTTCATCATCATCGAAATATTTCTCTTTATTATTCGGGTCACGATATGATAGGCGGAATGAATAATCATTAATATCGAAATCTTTATAAACTTCTAAAATTAATTCCACCACTTTTTTGAATTCTGCTTTAATTTGGTCTGGGCGAACGAAAATATGGGCGTCGTTTAAAGTCATCCCGCGTACACGTTGTAAGCCAGACACTGCTCCACTCATT harbors:
- a CDS encoding IucA/IucC family protein, with the protein product MQQIAKQVAEDATFQAFINCYIREVSSGHWVKKDEWLEVQRLSISIPEIHILELELPLQNICFAFSVEYKSLVGRHRFGVSLKYCAKQKQWLVEDKLTIVIALIQELRLMSKENGCTELYSHFDELILRIIESYQTMANYIEKSLENKKPSEVNNTFIETEQSLIFGHWLHPTPKSRQGMANWQQIDFAPELQGSFQLHYFQVDRKIVRELSVLEKSASELIIQSIVKSQPDFVMSKKHCLIPMHPLQAQWLLQQPYVKQALAEGLLKYEGALGAFYTATSSIRTVYSLNEEMMYKFSIPVKITNSLRVNRTHELKAGIVMARLMNKIDFLQKHTSFRMIDDPAYITVEFPDQTESGFEIIFRSNLFPKGRDEGICMIATLVQEPLPKEKSRLYQLIMKISQTEFRSLESVSLDWFKAYWDCAIESLLNLYDEYGIALEAHQQNSILNIASGYPTTYYYRDNQGYYLSKKYEKELLTIEPSLHETEELFYEDALIQDRFTYYLFMNQLFPVISRFGADQLIDEKILLKWSINRLHVLKEEFTGLGKVFVENILKQEKLAFKANLLTRFHDVDELEAELEQAVYTKIPNPFILQNQEAEYATATAFSF
- a CDS encoding GNAT family N-acetyltransferase is translated as MELKQITAKDIPTMSKLLIERQNVESEIFPFLKNSCLDMQYIVNLLGKWFTHHKMIGYGAFTNNELVGYLIGEIKHDTTRGRHVWVHYEGVAIRADQSPELLRNLYAKASEAWVKQGCFMHYTIIPLGNQVYYDAYQRLSFFVQQVHAVMCLEDYRPFENVADAEVRLATKMDSEAMGKMSSIIQAYQNAAPTFEPVLPEAVVDIKSGYSSILEEEDVICLLAVEDRKELAFQVYFPTSSNLMTPDSSIELSVAGTYDVQMGKGVGKKLMNESYKIIQEKGYETIVTDWRITNLASSTFWPKCGFKPIAYRMVRYIDYNIAWANFDNSSMKML